From a region of the Calliphora vicina chromosome 4, idCalVici1.1, whole genome shotgun sequence genome:
- the Usp30 gene encoding ubiquitin carboxyl-terminal hydrolase 30 homolog, giving the protein MESEKILMAAGVTVAAVVGAFVFWGPSGNSRLRQRRGQIAGLHNFGQTCFLNTLLQALAACPQFIAWLQLYNNATPDRKSLISSLLSTLEVVNGTHTSLRGDPYSPGAVLRALNALGWVIPQEEHDAHELFHVMLSTLEEEAHRPKQVGSLSDALPVDNGIGDQPNRPSSAMLSDFLNADYDESTGLSRMVRSEAHTPDSPASICDRDLHADHLPSSSPPEAMEIGGMSSPVLGGRPSRSRDALNKRSSGSCRSLERLTRGPGKVSIWSEKMPTQVPHPFQGAMGTQIVCNGCGFKSTVRYDKFDSITLNLPPQRRSGLSLGHLLSDYITSEDVTGVKCESCNETTTHTKSLTFAKLPACLCVHIARTVWLPTGQVCKRQDYVHFPESLSMAPYSFVQPHLNSQAGTPWGSTMSLFSSSLPMNNMGAGAESYGTGFGTMFPRNLYRLLAVVVHSGEANSGHFVTYRRGALRNAHRWFYTSDTIVREVSIDEVLSVPAYLIFYDRSPQRPLR; this is encoded by the exons atggaaagtgaaaaaattttaatggcaGCTGGCGTAACAGTAGCAGCAGTTGTGGGAGCTTTTGTTTTTTGGGGACCTTCTG gtAATTCGCGTTTACGCCAACGACGCGGTCAAATAGCTGGACTTCATAATTTTGGCCAGACATGTTTTCTAAATACACTGTTACAGGCGTTAGCTGCATGCCCGCAGTTTATAGCCTGGCTGCAATTGTATAATAATGCGACACCAGATCGCAAAAGTTTAATAAGCTCGTTGCTCAGTACGTTGGAGGTTGTAAACGGTACCCATACTAGTCTAAGGGGAGATCCATATTCGCCAGGAGCTGTGCTAAGAGCATTAAACGCATTGGGTTGGGTCATACCACAAGAAGAACATGATGCTCATGAGTTATTTCATGTAATGCTTTCGACGTTGGAAGAGGAGGCCCATCGTCCCAAACAAGTTGGTTCCTTATCGGATGCTTTGCCAGTGGACAATGGTATTGGTGATCAACCCAACCGACCATCTAGTGCCATGTTAAGTGATTTTCTCAATGCGGATTATGATGAATCCACTGGTTTGTCACGCATGGTACGTTCTGAGGCCCACACCCCTGATTCTCCGGCCTCGATATGTGATCGGGACCTACATGCCGATCATTTACCATCTTCATCGCCACCAGAAGCTATGGAAATTGGTGGAATGTCATCGCCTGTTTTGGGTGGTAGACCCAGTCGTTCTAGAGACGCTCTAAACAAAAGATCATCAGGATCATGTCGCTCCCTGGAGCGCTTAACTCGAGGACCTGGAAAAGTTTCg ATTTGGTCTGAAAAAATGCCCACACAAGTACCACATCCTTTTCAAGGTGCCATGGGTACACAAATTGTTTGTAATGGCTGTGGATTCAAG TCCACTGTTCGCTATGATAAGTTCGATAGTATTACATTAAATTTACCACCTCAACGACGCAGCGGTCTAAGTTTGGGTCATTTGCTAAGTGACTACATTACATCCGAGGATGTCACTGGCGTCAAGTGTGAATCATGCAATGAAACCACCACTCACACTAAATCCTTAACATTTGCTAAACTACCAGCATGTCTTTGCGTACATATAGCTCGCACGGTATGGTTGCCCACTGGTCAAGTGTGCAAACGTCAAGACTACGTGCATTTTCCCGAAAGCCTTTCAATGGCTCCCTATAGTTTTGTACAACCCCATTTAAATAGCCAG GCTGGCACACCTTGGGGCTCTACTATGTCATTGTTTTCTTCTAGTCTGCCCATGAATAACATGGGCGCCGGTGCCGAGTCTTACGGTACGGGCTTTGGTACAATGTTTCCGCGTAATCTCTATCGCTTATTGGCTGTTGTTGTGCACTCTGGTGAGGCAAATTCTGGCCATTTTGTTACTTACAGGAGAGGAGCTCTACGCAATGCGCATAG ATGGTTTTATACATCCGATACTATAGTGCGTGAGGTGTCAATAGATGAAGTTTTGAGTGTTCCCGCTTATTTGATATTCTATGATCGTAGCCCTCAGAGGCCTTTacgttga
- the Rad17 gene encoding cell cycle checkpoint protein RAD17 translates to MNTREKTWVNSMFSQLSHLENNNSPKPKKSKDVIPKPTGTTKKQSTTAPVDDIIDLDDLEDCSNEASTFLERTTKTDVQISNENWIDVFAPVTSDELAVHPKKLQEVQQWFKHCAVMKRKKPSQLCLLTGPSGSGKTAAIRILAKENKINIQEWINPVDQEMIYNLGDQVYGQSYVSSQVEAFKNFLFKASRYRSLLETIATDKRLLMVEDFPNFLLRDPTVFQEILEEYVNYAKSPLIFIVTDAKTRGLNISYNLFTDQIKQKFLINHISFNAAASTIMQKAMKRFCTLMRSPPHCEIYKSPSPDIIDSIIISAQGDIRNALINLHFSSLKGAPCLLTKRVAMVEESKTLRKRKGQRALKSVGRDESVTMMHALGRVFNPKFTEAKRFLHSPEELTEAFITEPKKFIDLVQANYVLHFRDIEYVLEAANGLSLCDIMLNDYRDDSLVLTGLNVGIRSVMVSNTNPTTGWMPIKGQKRLDPNTAKIPSRASKVLPEHHNISSSLYALDYKTFVNVISP, encoded by the exons atgaatacaCGAGAG aaaactTGGGTTAACTCTATGTTTTCCCAATTATCACATCTGGAAAACAACAATTcaccaaaaccaaaaaaatcgaAAGACGTTATTCCAAAGCCCACCGGAACTACAAAGAAACAATCCACTACGGCACCAGTCGACGATATAATTGATTTGGATGATTTAGAAGACTGCAGCAATGAAGCATCCACATTTCTGGAGCGAACAACAAAGACTGACGTACAAATCTCCAATGAAAATTGGATTGATGTCTTTGCTCCAGTAACAAGTGACGAATTGGCCGTACATCCCAAAAAGCTACAAGAAGTACAACAGTGGTTTAAACATTGCGCTGTCATGAAGCGCAAAAAACCGTCTCAGCTTTGTTTGCTTACTGGACCTTCGGGTAGTGGAAAGACAGCCGCTATACGAATCTTagccaaagaaaacaaaatcaatatacaagAATGGATAAATCCTGTTGATCAGGAGATGATCTATAATTTGGGCGATCAAGTTTATGGACAGTCATATGTTAGTTCACAAgtagaagcttttaaaaatttcctttttaaagCATCGCGATATCGTTCATTGTTGGAGACAATTGCCACAGATAAACGCTTACTAATGGTGGAAGATTTTCCCAACTTTCTGCTAAGAGATCCTACAGTATTTCAGGAGATATTAGA agaatATGTCAACTATGCCAAATCACCTTTAATCTTTATAGTAACCGATGCTAAAACTCGAGGTCTTAATATCAGTTATAACCTCTTCACCGATCAAATAAAACAGAAGTTCCTTATTAATCACATTAGTTTTAATGCTGCAGCATCGACTATAATGCAAAAGGCTATGAAACGATTTTGCACTCTAATGCGTTCACCACCACACTGCGAAATTTACAAATCACCATCACCAGATATAATTGACTCGATAATTATATCGGCCCAGGGAGACATAAGAAATGCATTAATAAATCTGCATTTCTCATCTTTGAAAGGAGCACCATGTTTATTAACCAAACGTGTTGCAATGGTAGAAGAATCAAAAACTTTAAGAAAGAGAAAAGGTCAGAGAGCACTAAAATCTGTCGGACGTGATGAATCGGTAACAATGATGCATGCTTTGGGCAGGGTATTTAATCCAAAGT ttacCGAGGCCAAACGTTTTTTACATTCACCCGAAGAATTGACAGAGGCTTTTATTACggaaccaaaaaaatttatcgatttaGTACAAGCAAATTATGTACTCCATTTTCGCGATATCGAATATGTCTTGGAAGCGGCCAATGGTTTAAGTCTTTGTGATATTATGCTCAACGATTATAGAGATGATTCTTTAGTATTGACCGGTTTAAATGTTGGCATCCGCAGTGTCATGGTGTCCAATACAAATCCCACCACTGGCTGGATGCCCATCAAAGGACAAAAGCGATTAGATCCCAATACAGCCAAAATACCATCCAGGGCTTCGAAAGTTTTGCCTGAACATCATAATATTTCCTCCAGTCTGTATGCCTTGGACTATAAAACCTTTGTTAATGTAATATCACCTTAA
- the Ada3 gene encoding transcriptional adapter 3-A, translating to MASTSKNMKIGSFATGGKLSGKIGPQANNTPPSPDAESTSGLAIPIIKTKDCAKQLPTYTAALNRSSEESIAAEDLDNIQLELETLLSSVALRYRVLKSEYESLDKDEKNKDRKNKNALQIAGQVGDKQPTSPAASVVNSGKRKRDETSLVRKPKHATLKQAKNPNAKNSPLAPLTDDSMDYAPGIHGASRDLQKPLPAKIDTPNKFWLSVEPYCMPLTNEDLRLLNDLLEQYNGPLVPPIPELGPHYSTVWATEDLKEIQQGSNSNTNNRLKPQNNGAAMNILKKADSIAGECVTGPLTQRLVSALMEEQLLSNAADIVAENSNSSSENTHSSAPMNFRSFSMLRNCIGIEKRVKKELIEQGILDISDFPNNDEDEIHNEIKRLVAELSTIAEYNSGALRRLHDAASEEIKRLDIKRKLDLIDQEILETYKRTLQNKAKRKPLSPEEQQEIYRLTAEQKNLSNQLERMQSSIFLNE from the coding sequence atggcaTCAACaagtaaaaatatgaaaatcggTTCATTTGCCACCGGGGGAAAATTGAGTGGTAAAATAGGACCACAAGCGAATAATACACCACCATCACCCGACGCTGAAAGTACCAGTGGTCTTGCTATcccaataataaaaacaaaagattgTGCTAAACAATTGCCCACATATACAGCTGCATTAAATCGGTCGTCTGAAGAATCTATAGCTGCGGAAGATTTGGACAATATACAGTTGGAATTAGAAACTTTGCTGTCAAGTGTGGCTTTAAGGTATAGAGTATTGAAATCCGAATACGAGAGTTTGGATAAAGACGAAAAGAACAAggatagaaaaaataaaaatgctttACAAATTGCCGGTCAAGTGGGTGATAAACAACCGACTTCACCGGCTGCTTCCGTAGTCAACAGCGGCAAGCGTAAACGAGATGAAACATCATTGGTGCGAAAACCAAAGCACGCTACATTGAAACAAGCTAAAAATCCAAACGCTAAGAATAGTCCACTGGCTCCTCTGACCGATGACAGCATGGACTATGCTCCGGGTATTCATGGTGCTAGTAGGGATCTCCAAAAGCCTTTACCGGCAAAAATTGACACTCCCAATAAATTTTGGCTGTCTGTGGAGCCATATTGTATGCCCTTGACTAATGAAGATTTGCGTTTGTTGAATGACCTCCTGGAGCAATACAATGGTCCTTTGGTACCGCCGATTCCCGAGCTGGGTCCCCACTATTCTACAGTATGGGCTACAGAAGATTTAAAGGAAATACAACAGGGttctaattcaaatacaaataatcGACTAAAGCCACAAAACAATGGGGCCGCTATGAATATTCTGAAAAAGGCCGACTCCATTGCCGGTGAATGTGTTACAGGACCTCTAACACAACGTTTAGTTTCGGCATTAATGGAGGAGCAGTTGTTGTCTAATGCTGCCGACATTGTGGCAGAGAATAGCAATAGCAGCAGTGAAAATACCCACTCTTCGGCTCCCATGAACTTTAGATCCTTTTCCATGCTGCGCAATTGCATTGGCATTGAGAAGCgtgttaaaaaagagttaatcGAACAGGGAATTCTGGATATATCAGATTTCCCCAACAACGACGAGGATGAAATTCACAATGAAATTAAACGTCTAGTGGCGGAACTCTCCACAATTGCAGAATACAATAGTGGTGCATTACGTCGCCTGCATGATGCTGCATCGGAGGAAATAAAGCGATTGGATATTAAACGTAAACTAGACCTAATTGATCAAGAAATATTGGAGACCTACAAGAGAACACTACAAAATAAAGCCAAACGTAAGCCCTTATCGCCTGAGGAACAACAGGAAATATATCGTTTAACAGCTGAGCAGAAAAATCTATCCAATCAATTGGAACGTATGCAGTCAAGCATTTTTCTTAACGAATAG